The stretch of DNA CCCGAGATTTGGGCGTACGCCTTACGCCCCTACACAAACGAAACGACCGCCCTCACGGGCGGTCGTTGTGCCGAGGGCCGGACTCGAACCGGCATGAGGTTGCCCTCGGTGGATTTTGAGTCCACTGCGTCTACCAATTCCACCACCCCGGCGTTTCAAGCGCTGTAATTTATAATTTTCTGATGCGGAATGCAAAACTCGCGAAGGCAAGAGGAGATTTGCTTGGATGCTAAAGGAAAATAGTAAGGGCAGACACGATGGTCTGCCCTACCCAAGTTATTGGGCGAACACAAGGTTCGCCCGTACTCGTTGGTCGTGATTATAGAGGATAGGAGATGTCAAGGTTGCGAGCCGCGAGTGCTTCGTTCAGACGTCCTACCGGAGTTGTGTGGGGCGCTCCGTGAAGGATATCGGGATTCGTTTCCGCTTCCTTGGCAATCTGGATCATCATATCAACAAAGCGGTCGAGGGTTTGCATCGACTCAGTTTCCGTCGGTTCGATCATAATCGCTTCATGGACGATGAGCGGGAAATAAACCGTCGGTGCATGAACGCCGAAGTCGAGTAACCGTTTAGCGATATCGAGCGTTTTAATCCCAAACGCTTTTTGATTGTCTCCACTAAACACTACTTCATGCATACAGATACCGGGGTATGGTAGTGCATAATAGGAATCGAGCTTCTTTCGCAAGTAGTTTGCATTCAATACTGCGTGGCGGCTGTTCTCGGTGAGTCCGTCTTTGCCATTGCTCCGAATGTAAGACAAGGCACGAACCAGTACACCGAAGTTGCCAAAGAAGGTGTGTAGTTTACCAATCGTGTTCGGACAATTCCACTCCAGAGAGAATTTTTCGCCATTCTTGCGAATGCGGGGAACCGGGAGGAACTGTTCGAGATCGGCGCGACAGCCAACGGGACCGGCACCGGGACCACCACCGCCGTGGGGGGTCGAGAAGGTCTTATGCAAATTGATGTGGGTGATATCGAAACCCATATCTGCCGGACGGGCAATACCGACAATCGCATTCAAATTGGCGCCATCCATGTAGACCAAACCGTCTACTGAGTGGATGATGGCGGTAATTTCGGCAATGTGGGTCTCGAAGAGACCTAAGGTATTGGGATTGGTAATCATTAAACCGGCTGTGTTCTCATCGACCGCATTGCGCAGTGTTTCGACATCGACGAGACCATCAGGCCCACTGGCAAGTTGCAGGACTTCAAATCCGCACAAGGCGATTGAAGCTGGGTTCGTGCCGTGA from bacterium encodes:
- the gcvPB gene encoding aminomethyl-transferring glycine dehydrogenase subunit GcvPB, with protein sequence MPEPLLFELSKPGRTGVPLPELDTPELPSPIPSTMLRKEFSFPEVSEVDVVRHYTRLSTMNHHLDRDFYPLGSCTMKYNPKINEEMARLPGFAQSHPLQPDAALQGSLQLMWELEQALQAVTGFPAMTLQPTAGAQGEFTGLLLMRAYHKSKGRNPKKIIIPDSAHGTNPASIALCGFEVLQLASGPDGLVDVETLRNAVDENTAGLMITNPNTLGLFETHIAEITAIIHSVDGLVYMDGANLNAIVGIARPADMGFDITHINLHKTFSTPHGGGGPGAGPVGCRADLEQFLPVPRIRKNGEKFSLEWNCPNTIGKLHTFFGNFGVLVRALSYIRSNGKDGLTENSRHAVLNANYLRKKLDSYYALPYPGICMHEVVFSGDNQKAFGIKTLDIAKRLLDFGVHAPTVYFPLIVHEAIMIEPTETESMQTLDRFVDMMIQIAKEAETNPDILHGAPHTTPVGRLNEALAARNLDISYPL